A window of Roseburia hominis A2-183 genomic DNA:
TCCGGCTTTGTGCCTGCCAGCTTGAAGCCCGCCAGCGTCACGATCGAAGATCCCGCATCCGACAGGTTGTTGACCGCATCTGCCGTGATGGCAATGGAATGGCTGATGGTACCCGCAAGAAATTTTCCCGCAAAGAGCAGTACATTGAACAGAATACCTACCACACCGCACAGCACACCATATTCTTCACGAATCTTCGCCTGATCGTTCTTCTCCTGAATGAATATCTTCGCCAATAATGTAACCATAAAACTACCCCCTCGATCGCTTCTCCCCTACTCAAGCTTTCCAATATCATGCACCGGCCAGTAGATCACTGCCGCCTTGCCCAGAATCTTATCCTCTCTCACATACGGATTCGTCCAGTATCGTGCGTCCCACGAATCATTCCGATTATCCCCCAGCATCAGATAAGAGTCTTCCGGCACCTCAAAATGATAATTCCCCGTCGCCACCGTCCAGTCCTCTTTGAGATAATCCTCGTCCAGCGGCGTATCCGCTCCGTCAATATAAATGTATCCGTCCCGGATATCCACGGTCTCGCCCGGAAGCCCGATCACACGCTTCACATACAGTTCTTCCTCGTTGTCCGGATAACGGAAAATGACAATATCACCGCGCTCCGGCGACTTGCTCCGGTATGCCAGACGGTTTCCGATCAGACGATCCCCCGGCATGATGGTGTTCTCCATCGACCCGGTCGGCACATCGGCATTGATGATAATATAATTTTTCAAAAACATCGCAACGGCAAGCGCGATTACAAACGGTATCACCCAGCTTAAAATCTCACGGATGACCGCTTGTGCTGTCCCCTTTTCTCTTTTCTCTTCCTTTGGTTGATTCTGTTTTGGCATCTTTTTCCCTCTGTCTGCTTTCTATGTCTGCTTGTTATTGTAACACACCTGACGGAAAATGAAAACGCATGATGGCATCTAATTCTAAAATGTGCTATGATGTCGGTATGCGCTGCGGGCATCCGTCCGCACACACATACGGATTACTTTTGGAAAAGGAGTTCTTCATGGAAACTTATAACGATCAATTATTTCCCCCCGCATTTCTTGTAAACTACACGAAGGAGCCTGCCGGCAGACAGCGTGTTCTCACCTACTCGCTCTTTCGTTTTCTATCCTGCGTGTCAGAAGAGCATCCGGATCTCGCACAATTCCTCGCAGATCAGGTTTCCTGCCCGTCGGCCGAGGACAGCTTTGAGACACTGGAGGATTATCTCTCTGCAGACGACTATTTCTCGCCTTCCATCGCAGCGGACGGCTTTGAACCGTTTTATCTGTATGCCGCCATTGTGCTGACTGCAGGGGTTCCTTTCGGCACCACCACACCAGTTATCAACTCTCTGATAGAAGATCATGCGCCAGAGGCTGCCAGCCTGCCTTACGCAGACGGCAATCTGCCGCTGGATGCCCTGCTCGTGGACTGCCGGAACTTCTACGCAGCACTCTGCCTGTGCCTGATGCATCACACGGACGCACTGGCTGTTTTGCTGCCGCAGTTTTTAAATGCATACCGTCCGGAATATCACTTCAGCTGCGAGTCTTTTGTTCTCTATGACTTTATGGACGAGTATTTTGAGCAGCATGACTGTCTGCACCATCCGTCCTTTGTCCAGTTGACGGATACCCTGGTCGCTGCCACCTTAAACTACTACAACACCGATTTTGGCACACTTCTCGAGACCGAGATCGCCCAGAACCTTTCCGGAACCGGCTCCCGGTTTGCAGGGCTTAAGCGCTATGGCAGCGTGCGTCTGCCTGCCATCACTGACACAGATAAGGCATGCCATATGCTCGCCAACCTGTTCCGCTATGCCGCCCTTTACGAGCTGCGCAGCCATCTGTTTGATTTTCATCTGGATGAAGACCGCCTGATCACACTCGACAACTGGCAGACGGAACTTCACTGGCACTATGTACAGTATGCGAATGTCTATCAGCTTGCGCTTGACTCCTTTCAGTCTGCTATACTCTCCAGAGAGCTGCTGCACCGGCAGTTTCTGCTTAATCTTTCCTGCCTGAACCTCTGATTGCGCGTTCTGATGCAGTGTGACCCCTGCAAATTTTGCTTTATAAAATGCAGTTCTCTCTGCGTTCAAGAAGCGGCAGCCAGCCGATCTCATGATCGACTGGCTGCCGCTTTTTTATCTTCTATTATATTCTCTAAATGTTCTTCGCCTATTCTGTCTTAAATACGGCGATCTCGGTCTTAAGACCTGTCATATTATCTCCCAGGCTCTCCGCCGTGCCGTTTAAGTTCTCTACATTCTGCTCCAGACTTGCGGCAACCTTCTTCACCACTTCGGCGCTTGCTGCCGTCTCCTCAATGATAGAAGAAATATTATGTACTGCCTCAAGCGTATCCTCGCGCTCCTTATCGGCACGCTCCGTTCCGGCAAGAATCTCCTTTAATCCGTCAAACAGCTTATCCATGGCATCGCTCATATCCTGGAATACACCGATAACCTCACGCACTGCTTCGGTCTGCTGTGCAACCATCTCGCCCGCCTGCTTTGCGCTCTCGACGCTCACGCCGGTCTGCGCACTGATATTCTCCACATTATTGCGGATCTCTCCGGCAGCCTCCGCCGAATTGTCTGCAAGCTTACGGATCTCCTCGGCTACAACCGCAAATCCGCGTCCTGCCTCTCCGGCTCTTGCCGCCTCAATCGATGCATTGAGCGATAACAGGTTCGTCTGCTCCGAAATATCTGTAATGACAGAAACAAACTGATTGATCGTCTCCGATTCGCGCTTCAAGTCTTCGATGCTTTCTTCCACCTTCGCGGTCACAGCTGTCGTCTCATTCGCGCGCTGTCCCAGCTGTTCGATCCGGTCCATACCTTTGCGGATCATCTCCTCCGCCTCAGACACAAGCGTCTCTACCTCGCGCGCCACACGGTTGACTTCCTGAATCTCCTCGGAAAGCGTTCCCGTCTTGCTCACGCACTCCTGCGCATGTGTGGACTGCCGCTCCATGCCCTCGTTGATCTCACCGATCGCGTTTGCTATATCCTGCGAATACTCCTGAATAATACCGGATGCATTCGTCACTTCACCGGCAGATGCCGCCAGCTTATCCGTCGCCTGGCTGACCTTCTGCACCAGCTGCTTGTTGTGTGCGATCATGTCATTTGCCGCAGCAGCAAGTCCGCGGAACTCGTCGCGTCCCTTCACGGACACGGTCGTTGCCAGATTACCTTCCGCCACAACCTCAAGGCTTCCGGAAATACGCTTCATATTCTTGCGGATTCCGCTTGTCACTGCGGTTCCGATCAAAAGTGCAATGATACTGGAGATCAGAACTCCCGCTATCGTGATCTGCTTAATGGACTCTGCCTGTCCGGTAATGACCTTTAACGGCACCAGTGCACACATCGTTGCCCCGGTATCCTCACTCTTGCTGTGGAAAAACAGATACTCTGTTCCGTTGTACTGCACCTGGCTTACGCCGTCCGTCTCACTCGCCTGCAGATAAAAATCCTTGTCTGCAAAAATCGTCTCTCCCTCGACCGGCGTTCCCTGTTCGTCTCCCGCATTGCGCTTCACTGCAAGCTCTCTGCCGCCTGCAGTCACGAATCCCACAATGCTTCCGTCTCCCAGATTCAGTCCCTGCATGAACTCTGTGACTGCCTCCGCCTTGATGTCGATTACGATAACCGCCTTACCGTTCTGCGCGGTTGCCTGATATACCATAATGTATCCGGACGGGTCGATGCTCAGATACTCATCCAGCGCATTGTGATGGTCATCCCACTGTCCCAGCTTGCCATCAGCCGCCATCTCATCCATGTACTCTTGGTAAATGCCCTTCTGCGCCTTGCTCTTCGTCGAGATCATCTGCAGATCGCCGGAAGGAATAATATAGATATTGCTGATATAGGAGTTGCCGACCTGGGAAGCAAGAATTCTTGTCTTCACCTGGTCAATCAACGCCCGCTTGGACGTTGGATCATTGTCGTAAATCCCCACAAAATACTTTCCAAGATCCGAATCCACCACGTATTTTAATGCCTCTGCACTGATGAACGAGTTGCTCGTATCGATATTCTGCAACGCCATCTCGATCGTCTGCTGCGTGGAATCGCGATAGGAACTGCTCATTCCGTCCGCCGCCTTGCGGTAGGAAATAATTCCAAGCACAATCATAAACAGAACCGGCACAAGAAAACACAGCACGATCTTCTCCCGGATTCCAAATGCCATCGTAACATTCGCGTTTCTTCGCTTTGCCTGCTTCTTCCCCTTTTTCATATTGATAACCTTCTCCCTGTTTCTTAACATATTACCCTTATTATAGCAAAAAACACAAATATTGCCATATATTTCTACGAAAAAGTACTTTATTTAACAAAATATAGCCATTTTGTTCAAAAAGCATACAATATTGCCTCTGCCTGGCTCCCGCTGCTAAAAAAGTGTTAAGTCTCTTCCTGGTACACTATGAAAAAATTAAAAAAAAGCGGCAAAATCCCCCTCCGTTTTCCTGGCTGTTATACTTGATGACAACTGAAACCAAAGGGGGATTTTATATGACAATCTTTGAACACATTTTTTCTGTGATCGGTATTCTTATCATTATCGGAGGTTTTATCTACGGAATCTATGATTCCTATTTTGAAGGCAAAGGCACTTCATCATCCAAAGCTTCCGCTTCAACCTCAGCTCAGACAACCGATGCCGTCTGACTCTCAAGCATGCGGTAGCCCACACGCGGGATCGTGGTAATGTACGTCGGATCCATCGGGATCTTCTCTATCTTCTTGCGGATATTTGTCATATTGACCCGCAGAATACGGCTGCCGCTGCTTGCATACGGTCCCCATATCTTCTCTAACAACATCTGATACGTCACCACAGTTCCCGAATTGAGGGCAAGACACTCCAGAATCCGGTATTCCACTGGCGAAAAATGAATCTCCTCCCCGGCAAGGCTTACCTGTCGTCTTGAAAAATCAATCTTCAGATCTCCTGCCTGATAAAAGCTTCCCTGTCCTCCCGGAATCCTTCTGCGCAGCGCGGTGTAAATTCTCGCCGCAAGCTCCTGCTCATGAAACGGCTTGACAATGTAGTCGTCCGCTCCCGCATACAGGGCATTGACTTTATCCATATATCCCGTCTGTCCGGATACAACGAGAATCGGACAATCCGTCCACTCTCTGAACCACTGGATCAGACCAATCCCGTCCATATCGGAAAGCTGGGTATCCATCAGAATCAGATCCGGGCAGATACTGGTGCTCATCTCCATGCCGGAGCGTCCGCTGGTGGAAGTATAAAGCCTATAGTTCTCCCGCAGCAGCACCCTGCGGATCAGATAAAAAATACTTTCATCCTCATCAATCAGCAAAATCTTTACTCTGTCACTTATTTGGTTTTTATAGTTCACTGAAACTGCCTCCTGTCATTACGTTTTTCTATATATGTAAGTAATTCAGAAAGCAATCTCCTTTCTTTCCATCTGTCTGGTGTATATAATAGATATTCTCCCAATGGTAAATCATGCGACATCCGTAACGGCGGCTTAGAATCCGGCAGACAACGCATACCAGAAGCATCACCCACACAACCACCGCCAGCAGTTTGGACAGCAGGCTGCGCATGCCCGCCTGCTCCCGCATGACGACTTCATCCAGCACGGAATGAATCATCGTGAACGTATCTGTGCAGGCATCCGGATTTGCGTCCCTTGCTTCCAGCAGCGTCTGTGCAGACATCATATTCTGCCAGGAACCTTCGTGCCTCATCTCTCCCGTCAGAGCAGCCTGCCCGTCTGCCACGCAGGCTGCAGCATTTCCACGCTCCGCCTTGCCTGCCGGATCCGGTACCACATAAAAAAAAGACAGCAGGAGAGCCATCGCCATCAGACAGCATACCAACTTATGTCTTTTGCTGTTCGCCATTTCTCCCACCATCCTTTCCGCATTTGCTAATTATTGTAACATATATTCTTTTTATATCAAACTTGTATTTGTAAAATCATCTTTTTCTTAATTTCTTAGCGGTTTCTTAACGGCTTTTTCGTATATGACGCGTTTACACCGGCAACCCTAAACAGGTAACCATCATTCACCTCCCCCGGGAGGTTCACAGAAAGGATGCCCTATGAAAGCAAATGTGATCGAAGGCTGTATCAGCTGCGGGCTGTGTGCCAGTGTATGTCCGGAGGTCTTCCGGATGAACGATGAAAATGTATCGGAGGTCTATCATCAGCCGACGCCGGAACAGGAAGATGCCACGCAGGAAGCCGCTGACGGCTGCCCGGTGAGCGTCATCGAAATCGAGTAATCCCCGGCAGAGAAAAAACATCTGCCCGCCGCACCAGTCAGTGCTCAGCGGGCAGATGTTTTTTCTTGAGTTCCTCCACGTTTTTCTCCACGCGCCGCTTATCCAGCGGGTACACAAACCACAGAATCGCTGCCACAACAAAAAATCCGATCGCAGGCACCAGCGTTGCTGTGGTGTACAATCCACGCCGCACCACATCCGTCTGCGCCGCCGCAGCCGGCTCATACCCGATCACCTGCAGCGCCCATCCTCCGATGCCTCCTGCCAGCGCCTGTCCGACCTTTCTGGCAAACGAATATACCGCATAGACGGTTCCGTCATCCCGGTGCCCGGTCTGCACTTCCTGATCATCGATGACATCCGTGATATTCGCCCAGATCACTGTATTAAAAAAGCCAAGCCCGAGATATCCGATTGCCCCGAGCCACAGAAACAGCCACATATTCTGTAATTTCAGCACATACATGACTGCAAATACAACACCGGAGAACAGCATCCCCGCCACGGACGCCTCCTTTTTCCCAAATCGTCTGGAAACAGGCACACCGAGCGGCGCTACCACCAGCAGAATCACCAGTGTGGACAGCAGCGTGAACAGCGAGATGCCGCGGGCATCCCCGAAGTAATCCGGATAAATATAATTGTTCATCGTGCTGATTAACAGCTGGGAGAGCAGCAGAAATACCGCGGCTCCAATCATTCCGAGAAGCGCACGGCTCCTCGCAATCGCACCGAGCGTTGCCGCAAAACTCACAGATTCCGCGTCCACGTCACGCTCCACCGCCACCCGCTCCGTAGTCATGCGGTAACAGACCAGATAGCAGAGTAACGCGAGAATCGAGAAAATGCCCGCAACCACCGTAAATGTTCCGCCGCCGCGCACGACCTGATTGCCGTCTGCATCGGTCGTGTACAGAAAAAGCGGCGTCACGATGCCGATCACAAGCCCCGCCAGTGTCGCCCCAATCGACCGGAATGTCGATAATGCCGTCCGCTCCGATGCCTCCGTCGTGATCGCAGATGCCATCGAACCATACGGAATGTTGATCGATGTATAAAAAATACTTCCCCACAAAAGATAAGTAACATACATGTAGACAATCTTCCACGGCATAGATGCCTGCGCCATGGCAGTCTGGTACATTAAAAAACTCGACAGCGCCACCGGTCCGCACATCCTGCGGATCCAGCATCGGAACTTTCCATCCCGCGCCGGCGGTGCCGCGTCGACGATGCGTCCCATCGTCACATCCGTGAATGCATCCACAAATCGTGCGACCAGAAACAGTGTCCCCACCATTCCACCGCTGATACCGAGTACCTTGGTATAGAATACCATCAGAAACGAGCTGGCAAAAATAAAGGTAAAATCGTTGCCAAAGTCACCGAACATGTAGCCGATCTTATCCCGCCTGCCAAAGTCTCTCACTTCTCCATCCTTCATTGCACTAACCCTCCGTCTTCTGCTCCCATCGGAACGTATGAAGAGAGTATGCCCGGATTATCTGTCCTGTATACCTTTTTTCTGGCGGTACATGCGCTCATCCGCAAGCGCCAGCAGTTCATGGCTTTTTTGCTTTCCCTGCTCTCCCCGCATCGCGCAGCCGATACTGATCGACAGCTGCCACGGGGTATCCGCTCCCCAGGCAATTGCATTTACATTCTCCTGTGTCTGATGAATAATCACGTCCATCTCGTCCTGCGTCTTACCTTTTACAATCACAACGAATTCATCCCCGCCGTAGCGTGCCAGAAACGCCTGCATATTGCCAAAGGTGCGCTTTAACTGCTCCGCCACCAGCCTGAGCACCTCGTCGCCGGTCACGTGACCGTAGGTATCGTTTACTTTCTTGAACTTGTTCACATCCATCAGCAGATAGCAGCAGGTCTCCCGCTCTCCGCTGCGCTCGTCAAGTTCCCACATATACTGATCCAGTCTGCGTCTGTTGTTAAGACCGGTCAGTCCGTCCTGCGTTACCTGACCTTTCTGAATACCAAGATACACCCACAGCAATGCTGCAACCGTGAACGCCCATGCGGCATCCATGGAAAATATTTTTTCTACCAGAATGCCCGCAGCAGGGAACAAAAACGCGGCGGCAAGCTTCCCCAGTTCTCCCCTGCGCTGCGCACTTCCGGCACGGCGCGCACCAAACGCAGCAAGAAGGAATGCCACCACAAGGTATAACATGCCCACGGCAGGTATCAGATATGCCGCAGGTCCCTTTTTATAGTAATTCACCATATTGATAAAATAGACCGCCTTCGTCCACGGGTTTGAGAGCAGCACAGCACTGCCGATCAGTGCCGGTATCGCCAGAATCCAGCATTTTATCCCTCTCTGTCCGTTTCCGTCCTGCGCCACATCCAGCACATACAAAAAGCACAGGTAGGCGCATGCCAAAAGGCCGAACGCATACCACACCCCCAGCCCCTTTAACAAAATCCTTGGACCAAATCCGCCTTTTCCGAGATTGCACAAAATCGCTGTGCGGCACAGTAAAAGCAGTACAAACAGCAGCATCTCCGTGCGCAGCACGCGTGTCCTCCACGAAAAAGACAGCGTCCGCCTGGTATTATGGCGCATCATAAGCAGCGCAACCGCCGGTATGAAATTGATCTGTAAAAATGCTGCCGTACTCACGCAGTCCGCCTCCCCATGCACCGCGCTCTATGCGCGCATACGTTTCTTTTTCTGTTTCTCCTCATACATCCGCTCATCCGCCTGCTGTATCAGGTTCTCCCCGCGCCTTCCGGCTTCATGCCAGAACGCGTAGCCGATACTCATGGACAGCTGCAGCGGAAGCTGTCCCTCTTTGTTAAACCGGTCGATACCTTCCTGGATCCGCGCGATCGCTTCCTCAATCTGTTCCTGCCCAAACCAGTCTCCGAGCACCGCAAACTCATCCCCTCCATAGCGTGCGAGAAATACCGGATCTTTGCCGAACACCCCCCGCAGAATATCCGCTGTATGCCAGAGCGCCTCATCGCCCACCGCATGTCCCAGTTCATCGTTGATCCGCTTGAAATCATCCACATCAATCATCAGAAGTCCCCACTCGTGCTCCGGGCACAATTCGATCTTCCGCTGCAGATGTGCGTCAAACTCCCTGCGGTTATTCAGTCCGGTCAACCCGTCTGTCGTGATCTGCCGGTTCTGCGCATTCAGATAAATAAACAGTACTGCCAGTGCCACAAAAGGTCCTCCCGTGCGCCAGCTCTCCGCAAAGCTCTGCACCATTCCGCCCACAAGGCTGAACACGCCTGCCTCAAGCAGATAGCGCGTCTCTTTCTGCCCTTCCTTGGTAACCTCCTTCGGATACGCCGTCGCTGTCAGAATAAGTCCCATCAGATACATCGCAATACTTACCAGCTTTGCCGGCAGACTGCCGTGATTTAAGCTGTAGGACACCGCATGCACGCCCCATCCTTCCGTGCTCAGTCTCCAGGGAATGATCACCGTAAGCAGCACCACAGCAATAGCGGTTCCTGTCATAACATGGCATACCGCAGCCGTCCACCGCCGGTTATGCCGCACAGAAAGCTTTCCGTTCACATACAAAAGCCAGGCATACGGTACTGCTGTCAGGAAGAAGCAGTACACCAGATACCCGGCATACAGCACCGTAAACCGATGTACATAAAGCTGCAGTGCATGATACGTCACATCACTGCCCATCATGCAGATAATCAGAAACGGAAGAAACCCGAAAATCCGGTCTCCCTGCGTCCGTTCCTCCCGCTTCCAGTTATTCATTCCGATGGCAAGGAGCATCACTATAGGAAACAGGTAGATTTCAAGCTGTTTAAACTCTTCCATCATGCATCCTCCTTACCTAAGATTCTCCTATTATACCATTATTGTTTCTGTCTGTCAGTAAAAAACAGGGAAAAAGTACCACAATACCTTTCCCCTGTTCCCAGTTGTCATTCTATTCTTTGAGAATTACTGATATTTTCTGCGAAACTGCACCGGCGTCATCTCATACGCTTTTTTGAACAGCCGGTTAAAATGCTCCACATTCTCGTAACCCACGTAGGCGGCAATCGACTCTACGGTCTGGTTCGTCTCCTTTAACATGGTGCGTGCTTTTTTCATGCGTGCCTTCTTCACCGCATCCTGGAAGGTCATCCCGGACTTTTCCTTAATGTATTTGGAAAGGTACGGTTTGGAGAGATTAAACTGATCTGCCAGCACATCCAGCGTCACATCCGCATAGTGATTCTGTATGTAATTCATGATGTCAACAATCCGCTCCTCGCGTCCCTCCACGATGTTCTCACTCTTTAACATCTTGTTGGCAGCGGATACCAATGCCGCGATCGAGCTGGTGATAATATCCTCGTCAATTCCGACGCCCCAGTAATTCTTGCCCTTGCAGATAATCTCCACATACGCCGCAGCCTTGGAGGAGGATCCTTCTGAAATGGCGTGCTCCTCGTATACGGCAAGCTCGTAGCTGATGCCGAAATACATCTTGATTGCGTTGCTCACGGCGTCCAGGCGGCCGTTTCCTGTCGTCTCAATCGTGCGGCGCTCCTTGTTGTGCTCGATCACCAGGCGTGATGTGATGCCGTCCTTCTGCTCGAAATGACACTCTGAAATCTGAAAAGCATCGCACAGGTTGACATAATGTTCTTCAAAAATCCGGTAAATTGCTTCCGGCGAGAGTTCCTGATGTCTGCGATCCGATACACCCTTGACCAGATAACCGACTTCTTCCTTCATCTTATCCGGCAGATCCATACCGAAGTTCTGCTTTAATACGAATGCGACTCCGCCCTTGCCGGACTGGCTGTTGATGCGGATGACATCCGACTCGTATTCCCTTCCGACATCCTTCGGATCCAGCGGCAGGTACGGCACATCCCAGCGGTCGCCGCTCTTGCCCGCTTCTCTCCACGCCATACCCTTGGAGATGGCATCCTGATGGGAACCGGAAAATGCGGTAAATACCAGATCTCCGGCATACGGTGTACGCTCGTAAACCCGCATACCGGTAAAGCGCTCGTATTTCTCGCGGATCTCGCTGATATTGGAAAAATCAAGCTTCGGATCGACACCGTGGCACACCATATTCATCGCCAGCGTCACAATATCAACGTTTCCGGTGCGCTCTCCGTTTCCGAAAAGAGTGCCCTCCACGCGATCCGCACCGGCAAGAATACCGAACTCCGCATCGCTGATGCCGCATCCTCTGTCATTGTGCGGGTGAACGCTCAACACCACATTATCCCTGTATTTCAAATGCTTGTGAATATACTCGATCTGGCAGGCAAATACATGCGGCATCGCAATCTGTACCGTGGTCGGAATGTTGATGATCGCCTTGTGCTCTGCATCCGGCTTCCAGACATCGAGCACTGCATTGCAGACCTCCACCGCATAGTCCACCTCTGTGCCCGGGAAGCTTTCCGGACTGTACTCAAACGTAAAATTGCCGTCCGTCTCCGCCGCGAGTGTCTTTAACAATTCTGCCCCGTCCACTGCCAGCTTCTTGACTTCTTCCTTGCTCTTCTTAAACACCTGTTCCCGCTGTGCCACCGAAGTGGAATTGTACAGATGAATGACTGCGTGAGGCGCTCCCTTGACCGCCTCAAATGTCTTCCTTATAATATGTTCTCTTGCCTGGGTTAAAACCTGCACCGTCACATCCTTCGGGATCATGTCGCGCTCGATTAACGCACGCATGAAATTGTATTCCGTGTCCGAAGCTGCCGGGAAACCGACCTCGATCTCCTTAAATCCGATGTCGACCAGCATCCGGAAAAATTCAAGCTTTTCCTCCAGTCCCATCGGCTCAATCAGCGCCTGATTACCATCCCGCAGATCCACGCTGCACCAGATGGGCGGCTTCTCAATGCTGTCCTTCTTCACCCAGTCATATGTCACCTCCGGCGGCATAA
This region includes:
- a CDS encoding GGDEF domain-containing protein, with amino-acid sequence MSTAAFLQINFIPAVALLMMRHNTRRTLSFSWRTRVLRTEMLLFVLLLLCRTAILCNLGKGGFGPRILLKGLGVWYAFGLLACAYLCFLYVLDVAQDGNGQRGIKCWILAIPALIGSAVLLSNPWTKAVYFINMVNYYKKGPAAYLIPAVGMLYLVVAFLLAAFGARRAGSAQRRGELGKLAAAFLFPAAGILVEKIFSMDAAWAFTVAALLWVYLGIQKGQVTQDGLTGLNNRRRLDQYMWELDERSGERETCCYLLMDVNKFKKVNDTYGHVTGDEVLRLVAEQLKRTFGNMQAFLARYGGDEFVVIVKGKTQDEMDVIIHQTQENVNAIAWGADTPWQLSISIGCAMRGEQGKQKSHELLALADERMYRQKKGIQDR
- a CDS encoding MFS transporter, translating into MKDGEVRDFGRRDKIGYMFGDFGNDFTFIFASSFLMVFYTKVLGISGGMVGTLFLVARFVDAFTDVTMGRIVDAAPPARDGKFRCWIRRMCGPVALSSFLMYQTAMAQASMPWKIVYMYVTYLLWGSIFYTSINIPYGSMASAITTEASERTALSTFRSIGATLAGLVIGIVTPLFLYTTDADGNQVVRGGGTFTVVAGIFSILALLCYLVCYRMTTERVAVERDVDAESVSFAATLGAIARSRALLGMIGAAVFLLLSQLLISTMNNYIYPDYFGDARGISLFTLLSTLVILLVVAPLGVPVSRRFGKKEASVAGMLFSGVVFAVMYVLKLQNMWLFLWLGAIGYLGLGFFNTVIWANITDVIDDQEVQTGHRDDGTVYAVYSFARKVGQALAGGIGGWALQVIGYEPAAAAQTDVVRRGLYTTATLVPAIGFFVVAAILWFVYPLDKRRVEKNVEELKKKHLPAEH
- a CDS encoding GGDEF domain-containing protein, translated to MMEEFKQLEIYLFPIVMLLAIGMNNWKREERTQGDRIFGFLPFLIICMMGSDVTYHALQLYVHRFTVLYAGYLVYCFFLTAVPYAWLLYVNGKLSVRHNRRWTAAVCHVMTGTAIAVVLLTVIIPWRLSTEGWGVHAVSYSLNHGSLPAKLVSIAMYLMGLILTATAYPKEVTKEGQKETRYLLEAGVFSLVGGMVQSFAESWRTGGPFVALAVLFIYLNAQNRQITTDGLTGLNNRREFDAHLQRKIELCPEHEWGLLMIDVDDFKRINDELGHAVGDEALWHTADILRGVFGKDPVFLARYGGDEFAVLGDWFGQEQIEEAIARIQEGIDRFNKEGQLPLQLSMSIGYAFWHEAGRRGENLIQQADERMYEEKQKKKRMRA
- the lepB gene encoding signal peptidase I, with protein sequence MPKQNQPKEEKREKGTAQAVIREILSWVIPFVIALAVAMFLKNYIIINADVPTGSMENTIMPGDRLIGNRLAYRSKSPERGDIVIFRYPDNEEELYVKRVIGLPGETVDIRDGYIYIDGADTPLDEDYLKEDWTVATGNYHFEVPEDSYLMLGDNRNDSWDARYWTNPYVREDKILGKAAVIYWPVHDIGKLE
- a CDS encoding response regulator transcription factor, translated to MNYKNQISDRVKILLIDEDESIFYLIRRVLLRENYRLYTSTSGRSGMEMSTSICPDLILMDTQLSDMDGIGLIQWFREWTDCPILVVSGQTGYMDKVNALYAGADDYIVKPFHEQELAARIYTALRRRIPGGQGSFYQAGDLKIDFSRRQVSLAGEEIHFSPVEYRILECLALNSGTVVTYQMLLEKIWGPYASSGSRILRVNMTNIRKKIEKIPMDPTYITTIPRVGYRMLESQTASVV
- a CDS encoding 2-isopropylmalate synthase, which gives rise to MNIAAKYGKSYFMPPEVTYDWVKKDSIEKPPIWCSVDLRDGNQALIEPMGLEEKLEFFRMLVDIGFKEIEVGFPAASDTEYNFMRALIERDMIPKDVTVQVLTQAREHIIRKTFEAVKGAPHAVIHLYNSTSVAQREQVFKKSKEEVKKLAVDGAELLKTLAAETDGNFTFEYSPESFPGTEVDYAVEVCNAVLDVWKPDAEHKAIINIPTTVQIAMPHVFACQIEYIHKHLKYRDNVVLSVHPHNDRGCGISDAEFGILAGADRVEGTLFGNGERTGNVDIVTLAMNMVCHGVDPKLDFSNISEIREKYERFTGMRVYERTPYAGDLVFTAFSGSHQDAISKGMAWREAGKSGDRWDVPYLPLDPKDVGREYESDVIRINSQSGKGGVAFVLKQNFGMDLPDKMKEEVGYLVKGVSDRRHQELSPEAIYRIFEEHYVNLCDAFQISECHFEQKDGITSRLVIEHNKERRTIETTGNGRLDAVSNAIKMYFGISYELAVYEEHAISEGSSSKAAAYVEIICKGKNYWGVGIDEDIITSSIAALVSAANKMLKSENIVEGREERIVDIMNYIQNHYADVTLDVLADQFNLSKPYLSKYIKEKSGMTFQDAVKKARMKKARTMLKETNQTVESIAAYVGYENVEHFNRLFKKAYEMTPVQFRRKYQ
- a CDS encoding ferredoxin; translation: MKANVIEGCISCGLCASVCPEVFRMNDENVSEVYHQPTPEQEDATQEAADGCPVSVIEIE
- a CDS encoding methyl-accepting chemotaxis protein yields the protein MKKGKKQAKRRNANVTMAFGIREKIVLCFLVPVLFMIVLGIISYRKAADGMSSSYRDSTQQTIEMALQNIDTSNSFISAEALKYVVDSDLGKYFVGIYDNDPTSKRALIDQVKTRILASQVGNSYISNIYIIPSGDLQMISTKSKAQKGIYQEYMDEMAADGKLGQWDDHHNALDEYLSIDPSGYIMVYQATAQNGKAVIVIDIKAEAVTEFMQGLNLGDGSIVGFVTAGGRELAVKRNAGDEQGTPVEGETIFADKDFYLQASETDGVSQVQYNGTEYLFFHSKSEDTGATMCALVPLKVITGQAESIKQITIAGVLISSIIALLIGTAVTSGIRKNMKRISGSLEVVAEGNLATTVSVKGRDEFRGLAAAANDMIAHNKQLVQKVSQATDKLAASAGEVTNASGIIQEYSQDIANAIGEINEGMERQSTHAQECVSKTGTLSEEIQEVNRVAREVETLVSEAEEMIRKGMDRIEQLGQRANETTAVTAKVEESIEDLKRESETINQFVSVITDISEQTNLLSLNASIEAARAGEAGRGFAVVAEEIRKLADNSAEAAGEIRNNVENISAQTGVSVESAKQAGEMVAQQTEAVREVIGVFQDMSDAMDKLFDGLKEILAGTERADKEREDTLEAVHNISSIIEETAASAEVVKKVAASLEQNVENLNGTAESLGDNMTGLKTEIAVFKTE